Genomic DNA from Bemisia tabaci chromosome 2, PGI_BMITA_v3:
taatcaaattatgGAGCTTCATACGGTGGTATATTGGCGGAAGAGAGCTCTGAATCTAAAAAACTTTGATGTCAGGAacagaaatgaaatttcatcGGGCATGGTTCCTTATGCGATTTGGCTGCTATATCCGAAAGTGACCTTATTTTCCTCCATCGtgcacaaattttccggaaaatgcacttttctctgtgaaaactcgattttctcGGGGAAAATCCAACTGATACAAAAAACATAAGGTCATGTTTGGAATCAGCGCTCAAAATCTCATTGGAATCAGATAACCCATTCTTTGAAAACAGACGTATGTTGACAAGTTTGATCAATGTCAAGAGTGCGAGAAAAAGAaggggagaaagaaagaaaaaatcatctcGTGCGAATACTCACCACATCGGAATGTGATAAATTCTTGAAGCAATTAGATTCGCCTGCATTGAAGGAGGTAGGCAAACATGGTCTCTCTCAGGTCAGAATAGTGGTATCTGAATATCATCCCTGGGCGGACACTCTTAATGGTAAAGTCGCATTCTTTAAATGCCTTTTTTGTTGCGTTAACTTGTTTTCTTACTCTTATCATAGACGAATTAACGACGGGTTTGTTTCAGATTGAAAATGGAAATACGTCGCATATTTTCGTCAACAGTCGGAACATCAACAGCAACGTCCGAAACAACCAGTACGAGGGTGAGGAAGAAGATTACCCGACTAAGAAGGATTACCGCCAAGAGATCAAGAAAGTTCTACAAGAAACGAGAGAAGATATCCAGGAGGAGTTGTTTGGCTATCACTATCCTCCCGGCATGTAAGTTCATTATCTTATTCTATTATACAGTAAACTCTTGAGAATTCGAAATACCATGGACtggcgaaaaattcaaattataatAAGGTTTTCAAAGTGGGAGGGTTTGGCTGAAGAAATTCGAATGAAAGAGACTTTAAAGAGATTTGAGGTATTCAGGGTTGCACGGGCTAAGGGAaactggaaaagtcaggggtcATCCCATGCTATAGATTGACACATGGGCTATGTCATtcttattcctctttttttaaaggaggaagAACTAGAGGAGCTCATAGGGGCGTTTTCTTCCTCAACTCTTTCTAAAAGAAAGATCACGGAAGAATCATCACTAATCTCTAAGGGGAGGGGGACACTAGGAACCCCAAATGTATAACATTAATGGCAAGTTCATGTTGGATTTCCTTGAAAGCGTTCATAgaaagaaatttctttttaaactcCTGTTTCACCAAGAAAGATGAGGCTTGAATGAAATGCACCCtcaaaattcattcaaaaaagAAGGTACAAACCTAATTTCaagtgaagaattttttttcaaatgaaatgcaGGCCATTGACAAATCAATGTTTGAATCCCTCCATGAGATATTCTCATCTTACCAaccattttttttgcatttggcAACAAGGAACTACCATTTCTCGCCCATGTTAGGAACGACTTaagtgctattagtttccctgcgCAGATGGGtgattttacagatgagccaaaaattttagtttctcaTCGCAACATCTAGGCCAAATAATATGTTGAATGCATGAATTAGAAAACTAATCCACCACGTTTTGTTTATGTTGAGCAGTTCAGCTGAGAAGCTGATTCCAGAGAAGGGAGGCAAACCACTGCAGAGTGTCATTATCACTACATGGAGGTCTGGCTCCACTTTTCTTGGAGATGTTTTGCAGAGTGTCCCAGCTACGATGTACCATTACGAGCCTCTTCTAGATTTTGATATTCTTCAAATCAGAGGCGCTCCCATCGCTGGAGTGGCGCTGAAAAGGCTCAAAAAACTGTTAACCTGCAACTACACTGGCCTTGGTAATTTCTTCCTCGCCATCAAATTATTTACTCTTTATAATGCATGCAACTAACAACTCCAAGTTTCCTACCAAACAAGacgaatctgaaaaaaaaaacctgatttggTAAGGAAGGTGTCCTGAGTCTCTTGGTgggagagaaatttttttgaaaactctgaACTGGTGGTCTCCAGTGTTTTTGTATCTTCTACTCTCTTTCCGTCCTTCCACATTCATGTCTCTCTACAGTTTCCAAAGTTTCTACTTTCTCTCACAggtttcttcatctttttcttttcagaggAGGACTATCTAAGTTATGGACAAGAACATACTTGGCTGCTTGAGCATAATTTTCGACTATGGAACAAATGTACCGTGAGGCCTTATTTGTGCTGGGAACCCCAATTTTTAAGCCCTTTTTGTAAACTTTTCCCCTTTCAAATTATGAAAGTTGTGCGTGTTAGACTGAGTCTTGTAGAGGAACTTCTAGAGGACAATAAGTAAGTTTTATCTTCTCTTTTGTTCTGAATTAAATGTCATCATGCAGAAATGACGAAAATCCGTTTTCCACTATCTCAAATTCATAATCGAAGTACTTTCAACAAACTCCTAAATGTGCTTATTTTGTTTGGATCAACTTCTTTCTGGTAAGATGGCTGGGAAgttaataaagtttttttttttttttttttttttttctctcaagtcTTTGATAGGCCATTTAAATAAAATCGCATTTCTATGAAACTTCTGCAtgatttgaaaataatattcgatGCCCAAACACCCTGGGGGCAAAGGAAAtttccatctatttttttctcactaAAAACTATCATCTGgtcataaattttattttttccaagtaaAATCTTAAGGAAATTGATTTGAAAAAGTGTTACCCTATAATTGATCATTTACTCACTCACATCTCTTGTTATtctcaaagcttatttttaCTGTGCCTCTTTCCATCACAGCTTGAATGTGCGTATACTTTTAATGGTGCGCGACCCCAGAGGGACAATGCAGTCGCGGCGACATCGAGAGTGGTGTCCAGGCCATCCTGACTGCTGGGACCCCCTTCGGCTTTGTGCTGATCTCGTAGCTGACTATAGTGCTGCCCTTCGGTTGTCAGCAAAATATCCAAAAAGGTTCAAGTGAGTATGTCAGTATTcaccttcatttttaaaagaggATCATTAGGTATTTCTGCGTGATGTTTTCATCCTAAATTCTTCAAATACAaagaaatcaaatgaaaaattgagcaTTAATAATAATCAGTCAGACAGCATTGCCCAGGATCGGCCTAACTGCATTTTACATTGCATAAGTTCCTctctagttttatttttttaacagagaaccgAATAATCTAAtgccttgaaactttctgtaCATTTTCCCTGATGTGGCGTGTAAAGaacatatactcaaaattttaagtaaaaatgtttattacttttctgttgtaaaaatgaaaggaaatttggcaacgtatgatTTTGCTAGACTGATTCTGATTTAGTCCATGCATTTACCcttaaaaaaaggaggtgtgACAGAAAATCTGTATCATTGCTgacatattgacggtgaaatcgcaaaaatgtgtttctcgattgcaatgtctcaaaatctgcattcctattttttttaaaaaagagaccaaaGCAACTTcatggcttaaaa
This window encodes:
- the LOC109032472 gene encoding carbohydrate sulfotransferase 5 isoform X1, which produces MSDLANGLKSPLLSHPKLSAHFLRTKNFFHVSAIFVFAILCVLTFIYSNQSVRNSTTQTLKFIPSAYERPLSQRAKIENGNTSHIFVNSRNINSNVRNNQYEGEEEDYPTKKDYRQEIKKVLQETREDIQEELFGYHYPPGISAEKLIPEKGGKPLQSVIITTWRSGSTFLGDVLQSVPATMYHYEPLLDFDILQIRGAPIAGVALKRLKKLLTCNYTGLEEDYLSYGQEHTWLLEHNFRLWNKCTVRPYLCWEPQFLSPFCKLFPFQIMKVVRVRLSLVEELLEDNNLNVRILLMVRDPRGTMQSRRHREWCPGHPDCWDPLRLCADLVADYSAALRLSAKYPKRFKAIRYEDLSLEPYKMVEELFNFFGLYLHPKVVEFLDTHTKNNIGGVSSTYRDSKSAPFHWRTDLDHSQVKSIQKVCKPAMHLWGYVLAHNQTHQRVFNPILPSFQLV
- the LOC109032472 gene encoding carbohydrate sulfotransferase 5 isoform X2, translated to MKVSRLSAHFLRTKNFFHVSAIFVFAILCVLTFIYSNQSVRNSTTQTLKFIPSAYERPLSQRAKIENGNTSHIFVNSRNINSNVRNNQYEGEEEDYPTKKDYRQEIKKVLQETREDIQEELFGYHYPPGISAEKLIPEKGGKPLQSVIITTWRSGSTFLGDVLQSVPATMYHYEPLLDFDILQIRGAPIAGVALKRLKKLLTCNYTGLEEDYLSYGQEHTWLLEHNFRLWNKCTVRPYLCWEPQFLSPFCKLFPFQIMKVVRVRLSLVEELLEDNNLNVRILLMVRDPRGTMQSRRHREWCPGHPDCWDPLRLCADLVADYSAALRLSAKYPKRFKAIRYEDLSLEPYKMVEELFNFFGLYLHPKVVEFLDTHTKNNIGGVSSTYRDSKSAPFHWRTDLDHSQVKSIQKVCKPAMHLWGYVLAHNQTHQRVFNPILPSFQLV